The genomic segment CGAGGTAGTGCGGCATGTCGATCATCGGCAGGGTCGCGCGAAACCCGACCTGAAATCCGTCGGGCAGATCGGCCGGATCGGCCGGCCGCAACTCCGGGATCAGCTGCGCCGCGGACGACATCGCCTCGGTCGCGGTCAGTTCGCCGACGCCGAGCGCCGGCGCCAGCTGCACCCCGGTATCGGGATCGGCGGCCAGTTCGCGAAACACTCCCAGCGAATGTTCGGTCCACGCCATTGTCGTGGTGGCACGTTCGGCCGGTCGCGGCGGAGCCCAGACCGCACCGGCCACTCGCGATGTCGTCTGCTTGGGCAGTGCGGCGGTCCAGACCCGCACCGGCCACCCGGCTTCGGCCAGGCATAGGGCCGACGTCAGTCCGCTGACTCCCGCACCGACGACGACAATCTGTTGCGTACTGGCCACGGTCAGGTGCCCGGTACCCGCATTCCGTTCGGCCCTAGCAGCCCGTTGAGGGTGCCCAGCGTGCCCTGCAATTGGGCCCCGGCAACCGGCCCGGGGACGTCGGCGGGCGCAGCAGCGTCCGGCGTCAGCTGCCAGGGCTGACAGCCGTCCGTCTTGAACGCCTTGTCCGTCGGTTCGATCTTGACCACCTGCGGCTTTTTGGTGAGCGAGTTATCGATCAGGGCGCCGTCCGGGTTGGCCGTCCGCTTCCAGTAGCAGGTACCGTTCCCGACCGGCCCGCCGCTGCTGTAGATGCCCGGCACGATGTCGGTACCCACCGCGTAAAGGCCGTCTTTGTCCATGACCGTCTTCGGCGCGCCCCCAGGCGGTGCGGGTGAGGGTGATGCCGACGGCGACGCCGCAGGCGCCGCGGGTGACGGCGGCGCTGATTGCCCCGGTGCCGGCCCCGGCGCCGGACCGCGTGTGTCGTCCGGGTCGGCGCTGGCCACGACGGTGGACGCGGCGGCCCAGCCCGCGATCATCAGACTCGCCGCAGCCAACCGTGCCGCAGTAGGTATTCCACCCATAGACATCGAGGGTACCGGGGTCAAGAACCTAATTCACATCTCTGTGAGATCGGCCGAACAGCATTCGAACGCCTAGGGCAGCCGCCGGACCTTGCCGGCGTAGCCGAGGGCGTGCTCGTAGGTGTCGAGGTTGTCCCGCGAAATCCTGGCGTGCACCGGGCGCTCGAGAAAGAAGCGCAGCACCGGGTTGTAGGCGTGATATGTCTCGTGGAACGTCAGCACGGTGGTGCCGTCGGGCTGCTCCTCGAGCTGGTGATATCCCTCGGCGCGCGACCACAGCGGCGCGCCGACGGCGATGTAGCGCGACAGCTTGTTCAGCTCGGCTTCGGTCACCGTCTCCCACGACCGCGCCCTGCCGCCGGACAACAGGTACCTCGGGACGGGAAAGACGCAGGTGCGGACCAGGCCTTCACCGGCTTCGTTGCCCTCGTTGAGGATTTCCATGCTGCCGGTCGGCCAGGTGAGCACTCGCGGGCGCGGCGCGTTCGGTGGCACCGGAGGATGCAGCACTCGCCACACCTTTTTCGGCGGCGCGTCGACGTGGAATCGCACGGTGTAGGACTGCATCAGCTATCTCCATCAGCCGGTATCCAACTGTTCCAGAACGTGATGGTCTCCGCGGGCGGCCGGGTAGCCGGTCGGAAGTCGGTGCCAATCGTGTAGGCGACGGGGAACAGGGCGG from the Mycobacterium lentiflavum genome contains:
- a CDS encoding SRPBCC family protein, producing the protein MQSYTVRFHVDAPPKKVWRVLHPPVPPNAPRPRVLTWPTGSMEILNEGNEAGEGLVRTCVFPVPRYLLSGGRARSWETVTEAELNKLSRYIAVGAPLWSRAEGYHQLEEQPDGTTVLTFHETYHAYNPVLRFFLERPVHARISRDNLDTYEHALGYAGKVRRLP